Proteins encoded by one window of Chloroflexota bacterium:
- a CDS encoding ABC transporter substrate-binding protein: protein MLLEVCPPRRWWSVLLLIMALFTACAEPAPGAPTGQSGKVPGTTAAKRATTITVAVAGNVPNMGLVGLASTTTGGWFSIAEVHSNALITSDVHSRQPVGRLIDRVPSLDNGDISLLPDGRMRVIYHVRPGVTWHDGQPFTAQDLVFSYRFNTDAGIPTIQSDVTRMLASAEAPDDATFVLNFKGPYYRADQLGLRMFWPYPRHILEPAYERYLESTNPDDIVNLPYWTSEYIHLGPFRLTSFDSAGPIEFQAYDGYFLGRPKVDTIRVLVFSDLNTLYANIQSGTVDIVPETVLQPELGFQLMDQWASTGGGSVFVTKSAQRFLSPQERPEVQSEPSMSDFRVRAALYEGLDRVALSEGLQAGHGELAAWALLWEGEPLYDATKDAFRRYAYDPERAQATLREAGWVAGPDGALRSSADGRRMRTSITATPGRIEREANAFADYWRRLGIDVEQITVPAAQIRNAETRALYPGWEASAQGGGDEILGRLEGPAASPQNRWTGNRGGYDDPRAQELIASFRSSLRRDDQLQAMKAISDFVADTLPMLILFSTAEHLVVRKGVHALDDHDGGDSAARPYGTYSRNAHLWEGE from the coding sequence ATGCTTCTCGAAGTCTGCCCGCCGCGCCGATGGTGGAGCGTGCTTCTTCTGATCATGGCGCTGTTCACCGCGTGCGCGGAGCCGGCGCCCGGCGCACCTACCGGGCAGTCGGGCAAGGTGCCGGGGACGACTGCGGCCAAGCGCGCTACGACGATCACCGTTGCCGTGGCCGGCAACGTTCCCAATATGGGACTCGTCGGCCTGGCGAGCACGACCACCGGCGGCTGGTTCTCCATCGCAGAAGTCCATTCGAATGCGCTGATCACATCGGACGTGCACTCACGCCAGCCGGTTGGGCGCCTGATCGACCGCGTCCCCTCTCTCGACAACGGGGACATCTCGCTCCTGCCGGACGGCCGGATGCGAGTCATCTATCACGTTCGCCCGGGTGTAACCTGGCACGATGGCCAGCCATTCACCGCTCAGGACCTCGTGTTCTCCTATCGGTTCAACACCGATGCGGGGATCCCGACGATTCAATCGGACGTGACCCGAATGCTCGCCTCGGCGGAGGCCCCCGACGATGCAACGTTCGTGCTGAATTTCAAAGGCCCCTACTACCGCGCCGACCAGCTCGGTTTGCGCATGTTCTGGCCGTATCCGCGCCACATCCTGGAGCCAGCTTACGAGCGGTATCTGGAGAGCACGAACCCAGACGACATCGTCAACCTCCCGTACTGGACGTCGGAGTACATCCATCTCGGACCGTTCAGGCTGACGTCGTTCGACTCGGCAGGGCCGATCGAGTTCCAGGCGTACGATGGCTACTTTCTCGGTCGACCGAAGGTGGACACGATCCGCGTGCTGGTCTTTAGCGACTTGAATACGCTGTACGCCAATATCCAGTCGGGCACCGTCGATATCGTGCCGGAAACCGTGTTGCAGCCGGAGCTTGGCTTTCAGCTCATGGACCAGTGGGCGTCGACAGGAGGAGGCTCGGTCTTCGTGACCAAGAGCGCCCAGCGCTTCCTCTCGCCACAGGAGCGGCCGGAGGTTCAGAGCGAGCCGTCCATGTCCGACTTTCGTGTTCGCGCGGCCCTCTACGAGGGGCTGGACCGCGTCGCTTTGTCGGAGGGGCTACAGGCCGGACACGGCGAGCTGGCGGCGTGGGCGCTCCTGTGGGAGGGTGAGCCGCTGTACGACGCGACGAAGGACGCGTTTCGCCGCTACGCGTATGACCCCGAGCGCGCGCAGGCGACGCTTCGCGAGGCCGGCTGGGTCGCCGGTCCGGATGGAGCGTTGCGGAGCAGCGCGGACGGACGCCGCATGCGGACGTCCATCACCGCGACGCCCGGCCGCATCGAGCGCGAAGCCAACGCGTTCGCCGATTACTGGCGGCGCCTCGGCATCGACGTCGAGCAGATCACGGTTCCGGCGGCGCAAATCCGCAACGCGGAGACACGGGCGCTCTACCCGGGTTGGGAGGCGAGCGCGCAGGGTGGGGGCGACGAGATCCTGGGACGACTCGAAGGGCCCGCCGCGAGCCCGCAGAACCGGTGGACCGGCAATCGCGGCGGATACGACGATCCGCGCGCCCAGGAGCTGATCGCCAGCTTCCGATCGAGCTTGCGCCGCGACGATCAGCTCCAGGCGATGAAGGCGATCAGTGACTTCGTGGCCGACACCCTCCCCATGCTGATCCTCTTCAGCACCGCGGAGCATCTGGTCGTACGCAAGGGCGTCCATGCTCTCGACGACCACGACGGCGGCGACAGCGCGGCGCGGCCGTACGGCACCTACTCGCGAAACGCGCACCTCTGGGAAGGCGAGTAA
- a CDS encoding ABC transporter substrate-binding protein, whose product MRRPWADRIRLRAATVAALIVLVAGCQSAPTGPPGQRAPAGGEPQPSRNLVMLIRVEPASLASKSLQQAGTILTSTRRLFNATLGLLDDHGEVIPYLAAELPRLNTATWKVFPDGRMETTYTLRPALTWHDGSPLDAEDFVFSYRVYSAPDLGLATGAPQNLIEDVVAEDARTVIIRWRQSYANAGLLTEDFPPLPRHILQDSFDGRAAPDAFSGDAFWTRDYVGAGPYRLERWEPGAFIESVAFDGHVLGRPRIDRITIRWSSDPNASLAVMLAGDAQLSADSSLQFQQGLLLKNQWTSQKAGTVLFKPDLFRGAAVQLRPELTTPRALLDARVRRALAFAVDKQTLNDVQFEGNGFMADGIIPPTVWYGADLDRAVQKYPLDTRKSEALMADAGFTKGADGVYASPTDGRFAPEVRTNASAFFEAEMSTLASGWRGAGFDFTEYVNPAALVQDAQVRATFPGLFIFSQGLGEAALVDYNSAGIPRPENRWVGSNRGGWSNPDFDRLAETVNTTLDRTERAQTFVAMQRIFSEELPVIPLYFQPSVTGFVSGLVGPGNVPPDTAINWNVYTWEFR is encoded by the coding sequence ATGAGGAGACCGTGGGCGGACCGCATCCGGCTGCGCGCCGCGACGGTTGCGGCGCTGATCGTGCTGGTGGCCGGCTGCCAGAGTGCGCCGACTGGGCCGCCGGGTCAGCGCGCGCCGGCGGGCGGCGAGCCGCAGCCCTCGCGGAATCTGGTCATGCTGATCCGCGTCGAGCCCGCGAGCCTTGCGTCCAAGTCGCTCCAGCAAGCGGGCACGATTCTCACGTCCACGCGCCGGCTGTTCAACGCGACGCTTGGCCTGCTCGACGACCACGGGGAGGTCATCCCGTACCTCGCCGCGGAGCTCCCGCGACTCAATACGGCGACGTGGAAGGTGTTTCCTGACGGCCGGATGGAGACGACGTACACGCTCCGCCCCGCTCTCACCTGGCACGACGGGAGTCCGCTGGACGCGGAGGACTTTGTGTTTTCGTACCGCGTCTACTCGGCGCCCGATCTCGGGCTTGCCACCGGTGCGCCGCAGAACCTCATCGAGGACGTGGTTGCCGAGGACGCGCGGACCGTGATCATTCGGTGGCGGCAGTCGTACGCGAACGCGGGACTCCTGACCGAGGACTTCCCGCCGCTGCCCCGCCACATCCTGCAAGATTCCTTCGACGGCCGCGCTGCGCCCGATGCCTTCAGCGGAGACGCTTTCTGGACGCGGGACTACGTGGGTGCGGGCCCGTACCGGCTCGAGCGGTGGGAGCCGGGCGCCTTCATCGAATCCGTCGCCTTCGACGGCCACGTCCTCGGGCGACCGCGTATCGACCGAATCACCATTCGATGGAGTAGCGACCCCAACGCATCCCTCGCTGTCATGCTGGCCGGCGACGCGCAGCTCTCCGCGGATTCGTCGCTCCAGTTCCAGCAGGGGCTATTGCTGAAGAACCAGTGGACGAGCCAGAAGGCAGGCACCGTGCTGTTCAAGCCGGATCTGTTCCGCGGAGCGGCGGTGCAGCTTCGTCCCGAGCTGACCACCCCGCGGGCGCTCCTCGACGCTCGCGTGCGCCGAGCGCTGGCTTTCGCCGTCGATAAACAAACGCTGAACGACGTCCAGTTCGAGGGGAACGGCTTCATGGCCGATGGCATCATTCCTCCGACGGTTTGGTACGGGGCCGATCTCGACCGCGCCGTCCAGAAGTACCCGCTCGACACGCGGAAGAGCGAGGCGCTGATGGCCGATGCCGGCTTCACCAAAGGCGCTGATGGCGTCTATGCGAGCCCGACGGACGGTCGTTTCGCCCCTGAGGTGCGGACCAACGCCAGCGCGTTCTTCGAAGCCGAGATGTCGACGCTGGCGAGCGGGTGGCGAGGCGCCGGATTCGATTTCACCGAGTATGTCAATCCCGCGGCCCTCGTCCAGGACGCGCAGGTGCGTGCGACGTTCCCTGGCCTATTCATCTTCAGCCAGGGCCTGGGCGAGGCCGCGCTCGTCGATTACAACAGCGCGGGCATCCCGCGACCGGAGAACCGATGGGTAGGAAGCAACCGCGGCGGCTGGTCGAATCCGGATTTTGACCGGCTAGCGGAGACCGTCAATACCACGCTGGATCGCACCGAGCGCGCGCAGACCTTTGTCGCGATGCAGCGGATCTTCAGCGAGGAGCTGCCGGTCATCCCGCTCTATTTCCAGCCCAGCGTCACGGGCTTCGTCAGCGGGCTGGTCGGACCGGGGAACGTGCCGCCCGATACCGCCATCAACTGGAACGTCTATACGTGGGAATTCAGGTAG
- a CDS encoding Rieske 2Fe-2S domain-containing protein: MLNHEENEMITRVGPGTPMGSVLRRYWLPALLASDLPEPDCAPMRVRLLGEDLVAFRDSSGRLGLLDDYCPHRCASLFLGRNEENGLRCVYHGWKFDVDGNCVDMPTEPVDSRFKEKVHATAYPLVELAGVLWAYMGPPEQRPELPAMEWTRAPASHRFVSRTHEYCNFVQAIEGGIDTAHSSFLHRNDISDRLAFRTMDGAPTLEVEKTDYGFRYASLRDIGDDGIYLRVYQFFMPFQQYRSHQLEGRRGAGKTAVPRLQGHMWVPIDDENTCVYNFILSVDDDKPLTPEFIEEAETHAGRNPLTGETMTRHRTRANDWLIDRAIQRTRTFTGITGLNTQDLAVQESMGRVVDRSREHLGSTDRAVIAFRQIMLDAVKNVAEGIDPPGVNPASYRGVRAADVILPKGVRWQDAAEAELMARH, from the coding sequence ATGTTGAATCATGAAGAGAATGAGATGATCACCCGCGTAGGGCCGGGCACACCGATGGGTTCGGTGCTGCGCCGCTATTGGCTGCCGGCGCTCCTCGCGTCCGATCTTCCGGAGCCGGACTGCGCGCCGATGCGTGTGCGCCTCCTCGGTGAGGATCTGGTCGCGTTTCGGGACTCGTCGGGCCGGTTGGGATTGCTCGACGACTACTGTCCGCACCGTTGCGCATCCCTCTTCCTCGGCCGCAATGAAGAGAACGGCCTCCGCTGCGTCTATCACGGATGGAAGTTCGACGTTGACGGCAACTGCGTCGACATGCCCACCGAGCCGGTGGACAGCCGATTCAAAGAGAAGGTCCACGCGACCGCCTATCCGCTGGTGGAGCTGGCGGGCGTGCTCTGGGCGTACATGGGGCCGCCCGAACAGCGGCCGGAGCTTCCGGCCATGGAGTGGACGAGGGCACCGGCGAGCCACCGGTTCGTCTCGAGAACCCACGAGTACTGCAACTTTGTCCAGGCCATCGAGGGGGGCATCGATACGGCGCACTCCTCGTTCCTGCACCGCAATGACATCTCCGATCGTCTGGCGTTCCGAACCATGGACGGCGCGCCGACCCTCGAAGTGGAGAAGACGGATTACGGGTTCCGTTACGCGAGCCTGCGCGACATCGGAGACGATGGCATCTATCTTCGCGTGTACCAGTTCTTCATGCCCTTCCAGCAGTATCGATCGCACCAGCTCGAGGGCCGGCGCGGCGCCGGCAAGACCGCGGTGCCTCGGCTCCAGGGGCACATGTGGGTGCCCATAGACGACGAAAACACGTGCGTCTACAACTTCATCCTGTCCGTCGACGATGACAAGCCCCTCACGCCCGAGTTCATTGAAGAGGCGGAGACCCACGCGGGCCGCAACCCCCTGACGGGCGAGACGATGACCCGGCACCGCACGCGCGCCAACGATTGGCTCATCGATCGCGCGATCCAGCGCACACGGACGTTCACCGGCATCACCGGGCTGAACACTCAGGACCTCGCGGTTCAGGAGAGCATGGGGCGGGTCGTGGATCGCTCGCGCGAGCATCTGGGGAGCACCGATCGGGCCGTGATCGCCTTCCGGCAGATCATGCTGGACGCGGTCAAGAACGTCGCGGAGGGTATCGATCCGCCCGGCGTGAATCCGGCCAGTTATCGCGGCGTTCGAGCGGCGGACGTCATACTTCCCAAGGGCGTTCGATGGCAGGATGCGGCGGAGGCGGAGCTGATGGCGCGGCATTAA
- a CDS encoding cobalamin-independent methionine synthase II family protein produces the protein MKRSTDRILTTHAGSLPRPDDLREMVAAKAAGNPYDHARLANRTREAVGDVVRRQLACRIDCVNDGEFGKSNFSNYARERLTGFEEREIPGDSVPVVGIQGRDIKEFPGYFLEHGGFAMATVTGGQINRRQIGLRADRRQLFCVGPLSYVGTAELQLDLENFRAALQGVNPADAFLPAVAPGTIEHWLHNAYYPSDEQYLEAIADAMHVEYKAITDAGFILQIDDPDLPDAWQMHPDMSVADYRRYAALRLEALNHALRDVPVEQTRLHVCWGSYHGPHKHDIPLKEIVDLVLSVKAQAYSVEAANPRHEHEWKVWKDVRLPEGKILIPGIVGHSSDFIEHPELVAERIVRFADIVGKENVIAGTDCGLGGRVGHPDIVWAKLEALAEGADLASEELWG, from the coding sequence ATGAAGCGAAGTACCGATCGCATCCTCACGACGCACGCAGGTAGCCTCCCTCGACCCGACGACCTCCGCGAGATGGTCGCGGCGAAAGCGGCCGGGAATCCCTACGACCACGCACGGCTGGCGAATCGCACGCGCGAAGCCGTGGGCGACGTCGTCCGCAGGCAGCTCGCCTGCCGGATCGACTGCGTCAACGACGGCGAGTTTGGGAAGTCAAACTTCTCCAACTATGCCCGCGAGCGGCTCACCGGGTTTGAAGAGCGCGAAATCCCTGGCGATAGCGTTCCTGTCGTCGGTATCCAGGGGCGAGACATCAAGGAGTTTCCTGGCTATTTCCTGGAGCATGGCGGGTTCGCGATGGCCACGGTCACTGGAGGTCAGATCAATCGCCGCCAGATTGGGCTTCGCGCCGACCGCCGCCAGCTCTTCTGCGTCGGCCCGCTCTCGTATGTGGGCACCGCCGAGCTGCAGCTCGATCTCGAGAACTTCAGGGCCGCCCTCCAAGGCGTCAACCCGGCGGACGCGTTTCTGCCGGCCGTCGCCCCCGGCACGATTGAGCACTGGCTTCACAACGCCTACTATCCGTCCGACGAGCAGTACCTGGAGGCGATCGCCGACGCGATGCACGTCGAATACAAGGCGATCACCGACGCGGGGTTTATCCTCCAGATCGACGATCCCGACCTCCCCGACGCTTGGCAGATGCACCCCGACATGAGTGTGGCGGACTACCGACGCTATGCCGCGCTCCGCCTCGAAGCGCTCAACCACGCGCTCCGCGACGTCCCCGTCGAACAGACCCGGCTCCACGTGTGCTGGGGCAGCTACCACGGACCCCACAAGCACGACATCCCGCTCAAGGAGATCGTCGACCTCGTGCTGTCCGTCAAGGCGCAGGCCTATTCGGTGGAGGCGGCGAACCCGCGACACGAGCACGAGTGGAAGGTCTGGAAGGACGTGCGCCTACCCGAGGGGAAGATCCTGATTCCCGGAATCGTCGGTCATTCGAGCGACTTCATCGAGCACCCCGAGCTGGTCGCCGAGCGCATCGTCCGCTTCGCGGACATCGTGGGCAAGGAGAACGTGATCGCGGGCACCGACTGCGGGCTCGGCGGGCGCGTGGGCCATCCCGACATCGTGTGGGCCAAGCTGGAAGCGCTCGCTGAGGGCGCGGATCTCGCGTCGGAAGAGCTGTGGGGATAA
- a CDS encoding ABC transporter substrate-binding protein, which produces MFTLSRDHCAGTSAYRRSRSRGGARRGAAAVLAFLAVLGTMFTGCVSAAPQRPNVGGDTGAESRPARTKTLVYAVTDNISGFGIVVGSTSTGGWSAANELHSAALITSDVTTRKPIGRIATRVPNVEDGSISVLPDGRMRVVYTLRPDVLWHDGVPVTAQDMVFTANVESDRGLPYPQRDALLLFDSAEAPDDTTFVLNFRQPYYLGGSLGLRFFFPLPRHLLEEPFQRYQETGNAEEFINLPYWTSQFVGDGPFRLTSYDPSSEAVFEAFDRYFLGRPKIDILRVKVFSDQQTLFSNLLAGTVDLFPENVLTGELGFQLKDRWEAMGGGRVYIRPTGFRFLAPQWRPSVQLEPTTLDLPVRAALYRAIDREALAEGLFAGHRELAAFELLPPNDPYYLATKDSLRQYSYDPERAKSMLRDAGWVAGADGALRNASDGRTFHTAISATQDIIREVPAFADSWRRLGLEVEELLVPPPQVRNNEYRSSYPGWEASAQASGDGILGRLEGPAAGPQNRWTGNRGGYDDPRAQALVDRYRQSLSERDQFDAMKAVSDFVAAELPFLVQYGVATDIGVRTGVKAYDDYEGGDSAGRPYGTYNRNAHLWDLE; this is translated from the coding sequence ATGTTCACACTATCCCGCGACCACTGCGCCGGGACCAGCGCGTACCGGAGATCGCGATCGCGTGGCGGCGCGCGGCGGGGCGCGGCGGCCGTCCTCGCGTTCCTCGCCGTCCTGGGGACGATGTTCACGGGCTGCGTCAGCGCGGCGCCGCAACGCCCGAACGTCGGCGGCGACACCGGAGCGGAATCGCGCCCCGCGCGAACAAAGACGCTCGTCTACGCGGTCACGGACAATATCAGCGGCTTCGGCATCGTCGTCGGAAGCACATCGACGGGCGGGTGGAGCGCCGCGAATGAGCTCCATTCGGCCGCGCTCATCACCTCAGACGTCACGACGCGCAAGCCCATCGGCCGCATTGCCACGAGAGTGCCGAACGTCGAGGATGGCAGCATCAGCGTCCTGCCTGATGGCCGAATGCGCGTCGTGTACACGCTCCGGCCGGATGTGCTGTGGCACGATGGCGTGCCGGTCACGGCGCAGGACATGGTGTTTACGGCGAACGTGGAGAGCGATCGGGGCCTGCCCTATCCCCAACGGGACGCCCTCTTGCTGTTCGATTCGGCGGAAGCGCCCGACGACACAACCTTCGTTCTGAACTTTCGGCAGCCCTACTATCTCGGTGGGTCGCTTGGACTGCGGTTCTTCTTCCCGCTGCCACGGCACTTGCTGGAGGAGCCCTTCCAGCGCTACCAGGAAACCGGGAACGCGGAGGAGTTCATCAATCTGCCGTACTGGACGTCGCAGTTCGTGGGCGACGGCCCATTTCGCCTCACGTCATATGATCCGAGTAGCGAGGCCGTGTTCGAGGCGTTTGATCGGTACTTCCTGGGGCGGCCCAAGATCGATATCTTACGGGTGAAAGTCTTCTCCGACCAGCAGACGCTCTTTTCGAACCTCCTCGCCGGCACCGTCGATCTGTTCCCGGAGAACGTGCTGACGGGTGAGCTGGGCTTTCAGCTCAAGGACCGGTGGGAGGCGATGGGAGGCGGCCGCGTCTACATCCGTCCCACGGGATTTCGGTTCCTCGCGCCACAGTGGCGCCCCTCGGTGCAGCTCGAGCCTACCACGCTCGATCTCCCGGTGCGCGCGGCGCTCTATCGCGCCATCGATCGGGAGGCGCTCGCGGAGGGCCTCTTCGCGGGCCACCGCGAGCTGGCGGCCTTCGAGCTGCTGCCGCCCAACGATCCCTACTACCTCGCCACCAAGGACTCGCTCCGCCAGTACTCCTACGATCCTGAGCGTGCCAAGAGCATGCTTCGGGATGCGGGTTGGGTGGCGGGCGCCGATGGCGCCCTGCGCAACGCGTCCGACGGTCGAACGTTTCACACGGCCATCTCGGCGACGCAGGATATCATCCGCGAGGTGCCGGCGTTCGCCGATTCCTGGCGGCGCCTCGGGCTCGAGGTCGAGGAGCTGCTCGTTCCGCCGCCTCAGGTCCGGAACAACGAGTATCGTTCGTCCTACCCTGGGTGGGAGGCGAGCGCCCAGGCGAGCGGCGACGGGATCCTGGGCCGGCTCGAGGGACCCGCCGCGGGCCCACAAAACCGCTGGACGGGCAATCGCGGCGGGTACGACGATCCGCGCGCCCAGGCGTTGGTCGATCGCTACCGTCAATCGCTGTCGGAGCGCGACCAGTTCGACGCGATGAAGGCCGTGAGCGACTTCGTCGCCGCGGAGCTGCCGTTCCTCGTGCAATATGGCGTCGCGACGGATATCGGCGTGCGAACCGGCGTGAAGGCGTACGACGACTACGAAGGCGGCGACAGCGCCGGCCGGCCGTACGGCACCTACAATCGCAATGCGCATCTCTGGGACCTGGAGTAG